A window of Hymenobacter sublimis genomic DNA:
TACGGCGAGGCCCTGGCCGCCGGCTACTTCAAGGACAAGCTCAAGCAGGAGTGGGGGCGCATGCCGGCCATGGACCTGACCGACATCTACTACAACAAATTCCTGACCAACGGGCAGGAAAAGGGCTATTTCAAGGACGCCAAGCCCGGGGAGGTGGTGCGCCTGCGCATCATCAACGGCAGCGCTTCCTCCTACTTTTACCTGCAGTACGCCGGCGGACCCATGCAGGTCATCGCCGCCGACGGCATCAACGTGGAGCCCTTCCCCGTCACCAAGCTCGAAATTGCCACGGCCGAAACCTACGACCTGCTGGTGACGGTGCCCGCTGTGGGCGCGGCCGAGTTTCGGGCCACGGCCAACGACATCACGGGCTACACCTCCACCTATATCGGGCAGGGCGAGCCGATGAAAGCGCCGGATCTGCCCCGCATCAACTACTTCCAGATGATGCGGGAGATGAACAGCATGGAAGGCATGAGCGGCATGGACATGGGCGGCGCCGGCATGACCAAAGAGCAGGGCAGTGGGGAGATGAAAGGCATGGACATGGCGGGCCACCAGGGCCCGAAGCCGGCCCCTCCGGCTAGTGGTTCGGCGATGCCGGGAATGAATATGGAGCACGGCGCCGCGCCCGCCACCACGGCCCCCTCACCGCAGAGCCGGCCCGCGAATGCCCAGGAAAAAGCCGGCAAAAGCATGGGCAGCATGCAGGACATGGGCGGTATGGCGGGCATGGACATGGGAGGAATGGCCGGGATGAGCGGCATGGGGGGCAGCGCCGGCGACTTCAACTACAACCTGTTGCGGGCCCTCAACCCCACCACGCTGGATTCGACCAAGCAGTGGCGGGAAATCAACCTGACCCTCACCGGCAACATGCTGCGCTACGTGTGGTCGTTTGACAACAAGACCCTCTCCCAGGCCGATAAGATTCCCATCCGTAGGGGCGAGAACGTGCGCATGACCTTTACCAACACCACCATGATGCGCCACCCGCTGCACCTGCACGGGCACTTTTTCCGGCTCGTGAATGCCCAGGGTGCTTATTCGCCGATGAAGCACACCTTCGACATTCAGTCCATGGGCAAGGTCACCATCGAATTCGACGCCAACGAGGAGCAGGACTGGTTTTTCCACTGCCACATCCTCTACCACATGATGGCCGGCATGGCCCGCATCGTGAGCTACGAGGGCACTCCGCAGAACCAGTACGCCCGCACCGACTACAAAGAGCTGAAAAAAGAAGACAACCAGCCTTACCTCTGGGCCGACCTGATGGCCCACTCGCAGGGCGCTTTTCTGGAAAGCACCCTGTCCAACAACCGCAACGCGCTCGAATTCGAGGGCCGCGTGAACTACCAAGGCAACTTCGAAACCGAAACCCACCTGCTGCGCTACCTCGACAACCGGCAGTTTATCGCCGCCTTTGTCGGCTTTGACTACCGTAACAACCGCACGCTGCTCGCGGAGGGCGAGCGCAACACCAAAAACAACCGGCGGGTGTTCGACGTGGGCGTGTATTACCTGCTGCCGCTGCTCGTGCGCTCGGAGCTGCGCCTGGACAGCAACGGCAAGGTGCGCCTGCAGCTGGAGCGCACCGACCTGCCGCTGAGCAACAACTTCTTCGCCGACCTGCTGGTGAACACGGACCGGGAATACAATGTCGCCTTCCGCTACATGGTCAGCAAGTACGTGTCATTGAGCACTAACTACGACAGTGACTACAAGTGGGGCGCCGGCCTGACGCTCCACTATTAATCGCCCAGAGGTTTAGCGTTAATTGCAGGCCTTCACCAGGGCGGTCACGCTGAGCGTGGCCGTGGCGTCGGTGGTGTAGTTGTCGTTGTTGACGCACACGAAGAAGCGGCGTGTCCCGGGGGGCAGCGACATTGGCCGGGTTTCCTGAGGCGTGTTGGTTTCCATGCGCAAGCACGAGTTGGGAATGGTTATCGAGCCTTTCGTAGCCAGGAATTGCTGCATGGCCGCCGGACTGGTGGTGATGTACCAGTGGCACTTGGTGGACGTCGTGGGCGGCTTGGTGTCCTGCTTCGACAAAGTGGAAGCGGCCATGGACAACAGGGCCACCGTACCGGTGGCCGGATTGCTCAGGGCCGCGGCCATGCTCAAGGCCGTGGACCAGGAAGCGGGCTGATGGCCGTCGCGGATGTCGAGCTTGTACACGATACCCACCGTGCCCTCGGGCACGTCGACTTCAAACACCTTTCGGCTTAGGTGCATGCAGTTGCTGCAGTGAATCTCCGCGCTGCTGAGCGGCAGGGCATCTTCCACTGCATACGTGCACTTGATTTCGCGCCCGTCCTCGTGCCAGCTGCGAAAATCAGCCTGCTGGGCGCCGTTGACGTAGGTACCCCGAAAGCTCAGCTTTCCGTTCTCGTGCCAGCCCGTGCACAGCCCTGAAGGCACGTCGGGGTGCTCTTTAACCATCTTGCCTTCCCACTGCTTTTGCCAGGAAGGGTAGAAATAGTCGCGCACGGTGCCCACGGTTTTACCAGCCGCGTCGTGGCGGGCTATACGGGCGTAGGCCACTTCTTCCAGCGTCTCGGTGCGCTCCCAGTCCCGGTCGAAGTAGACGGTATCGGCTGGAGGAAGCGATACCGCGGCCGGCTTGGGACGCTGGGCTAGCGCGGTAATAGTACTAATAAGGAGTAGGAACTGCAGAAAGTAGAGTTTTACCATACAGAGTAAGCCAGCGGAAAAGACAGAGTAGCGGTTGGTAAATGTACTGACAAGTCGCTTTCTGTCTAATCCTCACATGGGGCTACATGAATGAGTAGGCAGCAAGTTGAGACGTCATACTTGTTACCCGAGATGCCAAAATTGTCACATAACGCTCAGCCTACTCTTTTTTCGATAAGGTATGACAAGTCTTAGCTAACATACCTGAAAGGCCGCCCTTTCGAGCGGCCTTTTTCTTGAGGTAATAGGTATCGATTAGTAAGTTTTATCGCTACCTATCCGCTATCTTGCTGACCCACCCAAAATCGGGCAACTAAACCTTATATATAAGCTGTATGGAAAACTCCGTCGCGCTCACCGTGAATCCCGTGGGTCATGCCCTGGCGCACCACACCGGCGCGGCGGCCCGCTACGTCGAGGCCGGGCTTACCGGCGCGCCCAACACGGCCCGGGCGTACGCCGCGCACCTGAAGCGCTTCAGTGCCTGGTGCACCGAGCACGGCTTCTCGGCATTGCCAGCACCTGTAGATGCGCTGGTTGGGTTTTGTACCCACCTGGCCGAAGCGGGCAAGAAGGTCGGCACCTTGGAGCAGCACTGCGCCGCCATCAGCAAGGCCCACGCGGTTCGTGGTGTGGACTCGCCGACGGACGACAAGCAGTTCAAGATTTTCATGGACGGCGTACGCCGGGTCCACGGCGTGCGGCAGAAGCAGGCGCCGGCATTTACGCTGGCGCAGCTCAAGCAGCTGGTGCGCAGCCTGGATGTGCAGACGGTGACCGGGCTGCGGGACCGGGCCATTCTGCTACTCGGTTTCACCGGGGCGTTTCGCCGCTCGGAGTTGACGGCGCTCAATGTGCAGGACCTGCGCTTTACCGAGGAATGCTTGGTCGTGTCGCTGGGCAAGAGTAAAACCAACCAGTTGGGTGATTACGAGGAAAAGGCCATATTTTACTCCCCTGAGCCAGCAGTGTGCCCCATCCGCTCTTTAAAGGCGTGGCTAGAGCAGCTGGAACGCAGCGAAGGCCCGGTATTCGTGATGCTGCGCAAGGGCAATCGTCTCACCACCAACCGCCTCTCAGACCAGACTATTAATACCCTTGTGCAACGTTACTTGGGATTAGGCTATACGGCCCATTCCCTGCGGGCGTCCTTCGTGACGGTGGCCAAGCTCAACGGGGCTGATGATAGCAAAATCATGAACCAGACCAAGCACAAGACCAGCGCTATGATTCGTCGTTACACGCGTTTAGACAATGTCCAACAGCATAACGCGGCTAAGGAACTAGGCTTGTAAAACCCGGTAAATCCAAACTACTCGTACAGGCATCGTAGCTTGCGGGACGGCCATTTCGGACATGTTAAACCACTGTTCAAACCTCTTTACTTGATGCATCCAGAAACGCGAGAAATGTACGAAATGAGGTTTAAACTTCGTGTTTACGAAAGCAAGGGCGATGTATACCAATCTCTGTTTTCAGATGTGATGCAGCGGGCCCATCCAGAAGACTTCATGAAAACGCGGCCATGGGGTAACCTCGGTGACAAAAAGAACGATGGGTTTTTAAAATCCGAGCGTCATTTGTACCAAGTTTATGCTCCAAACGAAATGACCGCGGCGCAAGCCATCAAGAAAATTGAAGAGGACTTTTTGGGTGCCTTACCCCATTGGGGCTCTGATTTCGACAAGTGGTCCTTTGTGCACAACGCATTTGATGGCTTAGGACCTCATATACAGCAGACAATACTGGCTTTAGAGAAACAGCACCATCCTATAAAACTTACTCCTTTCAGCCCTATTGACCTTTCCAAGAAGCTGTTTAGCCTTGATGAGGATGATATTATGGCGGTCCTGGGACTGCCCTACAAACCAACGAGGCCTTCACAAATAACCTTTGAGGAAATCAAGCATGTTTTAGAACAACTTGCTCACTCACTTCCTGAGCAACCAGCCCATATACAAGAAGTGCCTCCAGGAAAACTCAATGCAAACAGCTTGAGCTCCAATAGTCGAAACTTGGTTCGCATGGGGATGGGGCTTGCTCCACGCGTTGGCGATTTCTTTGGCACTCATCGATTCGACCCTGAGCTTGGCAACCGAGTTGCTCAGGTGCTTAGAGAAGAGTACATCCGATTAAAAGGGTCTCGCATTGGGCCTGATGCTATTTACAGTGCACTATTTAACTTGATAAGACAACATCAGCATTCATCTGAGGCAGCAGCTTTGGCAATTTTAGCCTACTTCTTTGAGCGTTGTGACATTTTTGAGCCTCTTAGTAGCACCCCATCTTTGCAGGAGGCAGAGGCATGATTCTACCCACCAAACATCTTCCGACCGAACGTGCCTTGCTTACTGTTGGTGCGCAACTGCTAATGCATCTGCAAGAACCCAAATCAGTCTCGCGGCTTTGGTCAGATATTAAGCATGACCCTTCTCAGGATAATTCTATTTCCTTCGACTGGTTCGTGCTCGCTCTTGACCTCTTATCCGCAATGGGCATCATTCATTTCGCAAACGAGCGCATTGCCCGGACAACCTCTGCATGATTTATTCTATTTTCAGCTCGTTGCCTAGTTTTAAGTCTTACGCCTTTCGCTCAGGCTTAAATATAATTATTGCTGATAAAGGCGAAGCTTCAGGGGCTGGCCAAACACGTAATAAAGCGGGCAAGTCAAGTATTGTATTATTAATACATTTTGCGCTCGGTAAAGAAGGAGACCCTAGTTCTCTTTTTCGCAAACCTGAGCTGAAGGACCATAATTTTGGGATAGAATTTGACCTGCGCGGGGTACGTATCCGCGCAACCCGCTCAGGTGCAAATTTTGGCAAGGTGCATTTAACACAAGTCGACGCATCTGAAGCTGTCAAAGATTGGCCCGTTGATGCATTAGATGGAGAATGGGAGGCTACTGTTTCTAGTGCAAAGTGGGAGTCTGATTTAGGGAGAATTATATTTCAACTCCCTGAAAAACCCGAAAAATTTGGGCCTAAGTTTGGCATGCTCTTCAACTATTTCGCTCGCCGAGCAAGCAGTGGAGCCTTTCTCAACCCACAGCAGCAGTCAAGCAAGCAAAGCCCGGCGGACACTCGGGTAGCGCTCTCCTACCTACTGGGATTGGATTGGCGCATCAGTACGGAGCGGGAACAGCTTAGACAATCTGCGGAGAACACTAAAAAGCTACAGAAAGCTGCACAAGACGGTCTCTTAGAAGGGCTCACTGGTGACCCGAAGCAATTGCTTACGCAATCTGTGCTCGTCCAGGAAGATGTCAACAGAATGACGGAGGCTGTTCGCAGCTTTCGAATGCTTCCCGATTATGCGGAACGGGAGAAAGAAGCAAATGCTCTCACCCGTGAGATAAATAAATTAGCGGACGAGAAT
This region includes:
- a CDS encoding ABC-three component system middle component 6 codes for the protein MILPTKHLPTERALLTVGAQLLMHLQEPKSVSRLWSDIKHDPSQDNSISFDWFVLALDLLSAMGIIHFANERIARTTSA
- a CDS encoding multicopper oxidase domain-containing protein, with translation MRILFLLAALLAAMPAWAQHTPGMRMGKSAEPHLTQSAPPAAQLQGKVVTPRTSYVGKRVEYDLYVDERLVNFTGRTRRAIGINGQIPAPTLTFNEGDTAVIRVHNQMHMETSIHWHGLLLPNEQDGVPYLNTAPVEPGGTHTFVFPLIQSGTYWYHSHTMLQEQDGVYGSIVIHPKRIPYEMKEYVLVLSDWTDHKSKEVLRYLKRTGEWFAVQKGATQSYGEALAAGYFKDKLKQEWGRMPAMDLTDIYYNKFLTNGQEKGYFKDAKPGEVVRLRIINGSASSYFYLQYAGGPMQVIAADGINVEPFPVTKLEIATAETYDLLVTVPAVGAAEFRATANDITGYTSTYIGQGEPMKAPDLPRINYFQMMREMNSMEGMSGMDMGGAGMTKEQGSGEMKGMDMAGHQGPKPAPPASGSAMPGMNMEHGAAPATTAPSPQSRPANAQEKAGKSMGSMQDMGGMAGMDMGGMAGMSGMGGSAGDFNYNLLRALNPTTLDSTKQWREINLTLTGNMLRYVWSFDNKTLSQADKIPIRRGENVRMTFTNTTMMRHPLHLHGHFFRLVNAQGAYSPMKHTFDIQSMGKVTIEFDANEEQDWFFHCHILYHMMAGMARIVSYEGTPQNQYARTDYKELKKEDNQPYLWADLMAHSQGAFLESTLSNNRNALEFEGRVNYQGNFETETHLLRYLDNRQFIAAFVGFDYRNNRTLLAEGERNTKNNRRVFDVGVYYLLPLLVRSELRLDSNGKVRLQLERTDLPLSNNFFADLLVNTDREYNVAFRYMVSKYVSLSTNYDSDYKWGAGLTLHY
- a CDS encoding toxin-antitoxin system YwqK family antitoxin, whose translation is MVKLYFLQFLLLISTITALAQRPKPAAVSLPPADTVYFDRDWERTETLEEVAYARIARHDAAGKTVGTVRDYFYPSWQKQWEGKMVKEHPDVPSGLCTGWHENGKLSFRGTYVNGAQQADFRSWHEDGREIKCTYAVEDALPLSSAEIHCSNCMHLSRKVFEVDVPEGTVGIVYKLDIRDGHQPASWSTALSMAAALSNPATGTVALLSMAASTLSKQDTKPPTTSTKCHWYITTSPAAMQQFLATKGSITIPNSCLRMETNTPQETRPMSLPPGTRRFFVCVNNDNYTTDATATLSVTALVKACN
- a CDS encoding ABC-three component system protein — its product is MHPETREMYEMRFKLRVYESKGDVYQSLFSDVMQRAHPEDFMKTRPWGNLGDKKNDGFLKSERHLYQVYAPNEMTAAQAIKKIEEDFLGALPHWGSDFDKWSFVHNAFDGLGPHIQQTILALEKQHHPIKLTPFSPIDLSKKLFSLDEDDIMAVLGLPYKPTRPSQITFEEIKHVLEQLAHSLPEQPAHIQEVPPGKLNANSLSSNSRNLVRMGMGLAPRVGDFFGTHRFDPELGNRVAQVLREEYIRLKGSRIGPDAIYSALFNLIRQHQHSSEAAALAILAYFFERCDIFEPLSSTPSLQEAEA
- a CDS encoding site-specific integrase produces the protein MENSVALTVNPVGHALAHHTGAAARYVEAGLTGAPNTARAYAAHLKRFSAWCTEHGFSALPAPVDALVGFCTHLAEAGKKVGTLEQHCAAISKAHAVRGVDSPTDDKQFKIFMDGVRRVHGVRQKQAPAFTLAQLKQLVRSLDVQTVTGLRDRAILLLGFTGAFRRSELTALNVQDLRFTEECLVVSLGKSKTNQLGDYEEKAIFYSPEPAVCPIRSLKAWLEQLERSEGPVFVMLRKGNRLTTNRLSDQTINTLVQRYLGLGYTAHSLRASFVTVAKLNGADDSKIMNQTKHKTSAMIRRYTRLDNVQQHNAAKELGL